From the Anguilla anguilla isolate fAngAng1 chromosome 6, fAngAng1.pri, whole genome shotgun sequence genome, one window contains:
- the LOC118229008 gene encoding trace amine-associated receptor 13c-like, translating into MDALVHQEPDAQQYCYPSTNGSCFKGNQPIAAQVILYIFFVTGMIITIFGNLVVIISIAHFKQLHTPTNILVMSLAVADLLLGMSVMPFSMIRSVEGCWYFGDAFCLLHSSFDMFLTSVSIFHLISIAIDRYQAVCNPLHYSTRITIPIAWLMSALSWIIAAAYSYGLLYSKANVKGLEDYIASIYCLGDCVLLFNALWGALDTLIAFFLPCFVMMGLYTKIFLVAREHARKIEDMKHKITVNEENRNKPSQRSEQKAAKTLGIVVGVFIICWLPFFVNSLIDPYTNFATPAIVFDVFVWLGYFNSTLNPIIYALFYPWFQKTLKLIVTFKIFTPHSSNINVFPER; encoded by the coding sequence ATGGATGCTTTAGTACACCAGGAACCTGATGCACAGCAGTACTGTTATCCATCAACTAATGGATCCTGTTTTAAAGGCAATCAACCCATTGCAGCACAGGTCATcttgtatattttctttgtgacaGGAATGATTATCACAATTTTTGGGAACTTGGTCGTCATCATCTCCATTGCGCACTTTAAACAGCTCCATACACCAACAAACATACTGGTGATGTCTTTGGCAGTGGCAGACCTGCTACTTGGAATGAGTGTGATGCCCTTCAGCATGATCAGATCTGTTGAAGGCTGCTGGTACTTTGGGGATGCCTTCTGTTTACTGCACTCCAGTTTTGATATGTTCCTTACATCAGTCTCTATTTTTCATCTGATTTCCATTGCCATAGACCGCTATCAGGCTGTGTGCAATCCACTGCATTATTCCACAAGAATAACCATCCCCATTGCATGGCTCATGAGTGCTCTGAGTTGGATCATCGCAGCTGCATATTCCTATGGTCTTCTTTATTCAAAGGCAAATGTGAAGGGCCTGGAAGACTACATTGCATCGATATATTGTTTGGGTGattgtgttcttttatttaatgcTTTATGGGGTGCTCTGGACACTTTGATagcattttttttgccttgttttgttaTGATGGGTttgtatacaaaaatatttttggtggCCAGGGAGCATGCAAGAAAGATTGAAGacatgaaacataaaataacagtgAATGAGGAAAATAGGAACAAACCGTCTCAACGTTCTGAGCAAAAAGCAGCAAAGACACTGGGGATTGTAGTGGGTGTCTTTATTATTTGCTGGTTGCCTTTCTTTGTAAATTCATTAATTGATCCTTACACTAACTTTGCCACGCCTGCCATTGTTTTTGATGTATTTGTTTGGCTCGGTTACTTTAATTCCACTTTAAATCCTAtcatttatgcattattttatcCTTGGTTCCAAAAAACACTAAAGCTCAttgttacttttaaaatattcactcCACATTCCTCAAATATCAACGTATTTCCTGAAAGGTGA
- the LOC118229004 gene encoding trace amine-associated receptor 13c-like, which yields MDALVHQEPDAQQYCYPAINGSCIKGNHTIAAQVILYIFFVAGIIFTVLGNLVVIISITHFKRLHTPTNILVMSLAVADMLLGMLVMPFSMVRSVAGCWYFGEVFCQLHSSFDMFLATVSIFHLICIAIDRHEAVCNPLHYSRRITIPIAFLMSTLSWSIAAAYSYGLLYSKADEKGVEDYIASIHCLGSCFPFVLSFNALWGVLDSLIAFFVPCVIMMGLYAKIYLVAREHARKIEGMNNKRPVNEENRNKLSQGSEQKAAKTLGIVVSAFIVCWLPFFINSLIDPYTTFSTNSPVLSDAFVWLGYFNSGLNPIIYGLFYPWFQKTLKLIITFKIFTPHSSNINVFSER from the coding sequence ATGGATGCTTTAGTACACCAGGAACCTGATGCACAGCAGTACTGTTATCCGGCAATTAATGGATCCTGTATTAAAGGCAATCACACCATTGCAGCTCAGGTCATcttgtatattttctttgtggCAGGAATAATTTTTACAGTTCTTGGAAACCTGGTCGTCATCATCTCCATCACACACTTTAAACGGCTCCATACACCAACAAACATACTGGTGATGTCTTTGGCAGTAGCAGACATGCTACTTGGAATGCTTGTGATGCCCTTCAGCATGGTCAGATCTGTTGCAGGCTGCTGGTACTTTGGAGAAGTTTTCTGTCAATTGCACTCCAGTTTTGATATGTTCCTTGCAACCGTCTCCATTTTTCATCTGATTTGCATTGCCATAGATCGCCATGAGGCAGTGTGCAATCCACTGCATTATTCTAGAAGAATAACCATCCCCATTGCATTCCTTATGAGTACTCTGAGCTGGAGCATCGCAGCTGCATACTCCTATGGTCTTCTTTATTCAAAGGCTGATGAAAAGGGCGTGGAAGACTACATTGCATCTATACATTGTTTGGGtagttgttttccttttgttctttCATTCAATGCCTTATGGGGTGTGCTGGAcagtttaattgcattttttgtgcCTTGTGTTATTATGATGGGTttgtatgcaaaaatatatttggtaGCCAGGGAGCATGCAAGAAAGATCGAAGGCATGAATAATAAAAGACCTGTGAATGAGGAAAATAGGAACAAACTGTCTCAAGGTTCTGAGCAAAAAGCAGCAAAGACACTGGGGATTGTTGTGAGTGCCTTCATTGTTTGCTGGTTGCCTTTCtttataaattcattaattgaTCCCTACACTACCTTTTCCACCAATTCACCAGTTCTGTCTGATGCATTTGTTTGGCTAGGTTACTTTAATTCTGGCTTAAATCCTATCATCTATGGATTATTTTATCCTTGGTTCCAAAAAACACTGAAGCTCATTATTACTTTCAAAATATTCACTCCACATTCCTCAAATATCAATGTATTTTCTGAAAGGTGA
- the LOC118230426 gene encoding trace amine-associated receptor 13c-like gives MDDLVHQEPDAQEYYYPSTNGSCIKGNQSIAAQVMLYIFFVTGMIFTILGNLVVIISIAHFKQLHSPTNILVMSLAVVDLLLGMVVMPFSMIRSVEGFWYFGDAFCLLHSSFDMFLTCASIFHLIVIAIDRYQAVCNPLHYSTRITIPIAFLMSALSWIIAAAYSYALLYSKANVKGVEDDVASINCLGGCVLLFNAVWGPLDTMIEFFVPCFVMMGLYTKIILVAREHARKIEDMKHKITVNEENRNKFSQRSERKAAKTLGIVVSAFIICWLPFFSNSLIDPYTDFGTAPIVFDAFVWLGYFNSTLNPIIYGLFYPWFQKTLKLIITLKIFTPHSSNINVFSER, from the coding sequence ATGGATGATTTAGTACACCAGGAGCCTGATGCACAGGAATACTATTATCCCTCAACTAATGGATCCTGTATTAAAGGAAATCAATCTATTGCAGCTCAGGTCATgttgtatattttctttgtgacaGGAATGATTTTCACAATTCTTGGGAACTTggttgtcattatttccattgCACACTTTAAACAGCTTCATTCACCAACAAACATACTGGTGATGTCTTTGGCAGTGGTAGACCTGCTACTTGGAATGGTCGTGATGCCCTTCAGCATGATAAGATCTGTTGAGGGCTTCTGGTACTTTGGAGATGCCTTCTGTTTACTGCACTCCAGTTTTGACATGTTCCTCACATGTGCATCCATTTTTCATCTGATTGTCATTGCCATAGACCGCTATCAGGCAGTGTGCAATCCACTGCATTATTCCACAAGGATAACCATCCCCATTGCATTCCTTATGAGTGCTCTGAGCTGGATCATCGCAGCTGCATACTCCTACGCTCTTCTTTATTCAAAGGCAAATGTAAAGGGCGTGGAAGACGACGTTGCATCGATAAATTGTTTGGGTGGTTGCGTTCTTTTATTTAATGCTGTATGGGGTCCTCTGGACACCATGATTGAATTTTTTGTGCCTTGTTTTGTTATGATGGGTTTGtatacaaaaattattttggtggCCAGGGAGCATGCAAGAAAGATTGAAGacatgaaacataaaataacagtgAATGAGGAAAATAGGAACAAATTTTCTCAACGTTCTGAGCGGAAAGCAGCAAAGACACTGGGGATTGTTGTGAGTGCCTTCATTATTTGCTGGTTGCCGTTCTTTTCAAATTCATTAATTGATCCTTACACTGACTTTGGCACTGCTCCCATTGTTTTTGATGCATTTGTTTGGCTAGGTTACTTTAATTCCACTTTAAATCCTATCATCTATGGATTATTTTATCCTTGGTTCCAAAAAACATTGAAGCTCATTATTACGTTAAAAATATTCACTCCACATTCCTCAAATATCAATGTATTTTCTGAAAGGTGA
- the LOC118229006 gene encoding trace amine-associated receptor 13c-like: MDALVHQEPDAQQYCYPSTNGSCFKGNQPIAAQVILYIFFVTGMIITILGNLVVIISIAHFKQLHTPTNILVMSLAVVDLLLGMLVMPFSMIRSVDGCWYFGDAFCLLHSSYDMFLATASIFHLIFIAIDRHEAVCNPLHYSTRITIPIAFLMSALSWIIAAAYSYGLLYSKADVKGLEDYIASLHCLGRCVHFVLSLNALWGVLDTLIAFFVPCFVMMGLYTKIFLVAREHARKIEGMNHKRPVNEENKHKLSQGSEQKAAKTLGIVVSAFIICWLPNFVNSLIDPYTTFSTNYVVSDAFVWLGYFNSTLNPIIYGLFYPWFQKTLKLIITFKIFTPHSSNINVFSER, encoded by the coding sequence ATGGATGCTTTAGTACACCAGGAACCTGATGCACAGCAGTACTGTTATCCATCAACTAATGGATCCTGTTTTAAAGGCAATCAACCCATTGCAGCACAGGTCATcttgtatattttctttgtgacaGGAATGATTATCACAATTCTTGGAAACCTGGTTGTCATCATCTCCATCGCACACTTTAAACAGCTTCATACACCAACAAACATACTGGTGATGTCTTTGGCAGTGGTAGACCTGCTACTTGGAATGCTTGTGATGCCTTTCAGCATGATCAGATCTGTTGACGGCTGCTGGTACTTTGGAGATGCCTTCTGTTTACTTCACTCCAGTTATGATATGTTCCTTGCAACCGCCTCCATTTTTCATCTGATTTTCATTGCCATAGATCGCCATGAGGCAGTGTGCAATCCACTGCATTATTCTACAAGGATAACCATCCCCATTGCATTCCTTATGAGTGCTCTGAGCTGGATCATCGCAGCTGCATACTCCTATGGTCTTCTTTATTCAAAAGCTGATGTAAAGGGCCTGGAAGACTACATTGCATCTCTTCATTGTTTGGGTCGTTGCgttcattttgttctttctttgaATGCTTTATGGGGTGTGTTGGACactttgattgcattttttgtgcCTTGTTTTGTTATGATGGGTttgtatacaaaaatatttttggtggCCAGGGAGCATGCAAGAAAGATCGAAGGCATGAATCATAAAAGACCAGTGAATGAGGAAAATAAGCACAAACTGTCTCAAGGTTCTGAGCAAAAAGCAGCAAAGACACTGGGGATTGTTGTGAGTGCCTTCATTATTTGCTGGTTGCCCAACTTTGTAAATTCATTAATTGATCCCTACACAACATTTTCCACCAATTATGTTGTGTCTGATGCATTTGTTTGGCTAGGTTACTTTAATTCTACCTTAAATCCTATCATCTATGGATTATTTTATCCTTGGTTCCAAAAAACACTAAAGCTCATTATTACTTTCAAAATATTCACTCCACATTCCTCAAATATCAATGTATTTTCTGAAAGGTGA
- the LOC118229406 gene encoding trace amine-associated receptor 13c-like: MDDLVHQEPDAQEYYYPSTNGSCIKGNQTIAAQVTLYIFFVTGMIFTILGNLVVIISIAHFKQLHTPTNILVMSLAVVDLLLGMVVMPFTMIRSVEGFWYFGDAFCLLHSSFDMFLTCASIFHLIFIAIDRYQAVCNPLHYSTRITIPIAFLMSALSWIIAAAYSYALLYSKANVKGVEDDVASINCLGGCVLLFNAVWGPLDTMIEFFVPCFVMMGLYTKIFLVAREHARKIEDMKHKIPVNEENRNKLSQRSEQKAAKTLGIVVSAFIICWLPFFSNSLIDPYTNFATPPIVFDAFGWLGYFNSTLNPIIYGLFYPWFQKTLKLIITLKIFTPHSSNINVFS; encoded by the coding sequence ATGGATGATTTAGTACACCAGGAGCCTGATGCACAGGAATACTATTATCCCTCAACTAATGGATCCTGTATTAAAGGAAATCAAACCATTGCAGCTCAGGTCACcttgtatattttctttgtgacaGGAATGATTTTCACAATTCTTGGGAACTTGGTTGTCATCATCTCCATCGCGCACTTTAAACAGCTTCATACACCAACAAATATACTGGTGATGTCTTTGGCAGTGGTAGACCTGCTACTTGGAATGGTTGTGATGCCCTTCACCATGATCAGATCTGTTGAGGGCTTCTGGTACTTTGGAGATGCCTTCTGTTTACTGCACTCCAGTTTTGACATGTTCCTCACTTGTGCATCCATTTTTCATCTGATTTTCATTGCCATAGACCGCTATCAGGCAGTGTGCAATCCACTGCATTATTCTACAAGGATAACCATCCCCATTGCATTCCTTATGAGTGCTCTGAGCTGGATCATCGCAGCTGCATACTCCTACGCTCTTCTTTATTCAAAGGCAAATGTAAAGGGCGTGGAAGATGACGTTGCATCGATAAATTGTTTGGGTGGTTGCGTTCTTTTATTTAATGCTGTATGGGGTCCTCTGGACACCATGATTGAATTTTTTGTGCCTTGTTTTGTTATGATGGGTttgtatacaaaaatatttttggtggCCAGGGAGCATGCAAGAAAGATTGAAGACATGAAACATAAAATACCTGTGAATGAGGAAAATAGGAACAAACTTTCTCAACGTTCTGAGCAGAAAGCAGCAAAGACACTGGGGATTGTTGTGAGTGCCTTCATTATTTGCTGGTTGCCGTTCTTTTCAAATTCATTAATTGATCCTTACACTAACTTTGCCACTCCTCCTATTGTTTTTGATGCATTTGGTTGGCTAGGTTACTTTAATTCCACTTTAAATCCTATCATCTATGGATTATTTTATCCTTGGTTCCAAAAAACATTGAAGCTCATTATTACGTTAAAAATATTCACTCCACATTCCTCAAATATCAATGTATTTTCTTAA
- the LOC118229005 gene encoding trace amine-associated receptor 13c-like has protein sequence MDALVHQEPDAQQYCYPSTNESCFKGNQPIAAQVILYIFFVTGMIITILGNLVVIISIAHFKQLHTPTNILVMSLAAADLLLGMLVMPFSMIRSVDGCWYFGDAFCLLHSSYDMFLATASIFHLIFIAIDRHQAVCNPLHYSTRITIPIAFLMSALSWIIAAAYSYGLLYSKADVKGLEDYIASIHCLGGCVHFVLSFNALWGVLDTLIAFFVPCFVMMSLYAKIFLVAREHARKIGGMNRKIPVNAENKHKLSQGSEQKAAKTLGIVMSVFIICWLPCFVNSLIDPYTTFSANHVVSDAFVWLGYFNSTLNPIIYGLFYPWFQKTLKLIITFKIFTPHSSNINVFSER, from the coding sequence ATGGATGCTTTAGTACACCAGGAACCTGATGCACAGCAGTACTGTTATCCATCAACTAATGAATCCTGTTTTAAAGGCAATCAACCCATTGCAGCTCAGgtcattttgtatattttctttgtgacaGGAATGATTATCACAATTCTTGGTAACTTGGTTGTCATCATCTCCATCGCGCACTTTAAACAGCTCCATACACCAACAAACATACTGGTGATGTCTTTGGCAGCAGCAGACCTGCTACTTGGAATGCTTGTGATGCCCTTCAGCATGATCAGATCTGTTGACGGCTGCTGGTACTTTGGAGATGCCTTCTGTTTACTTCACTCCAGTTATGATATGTTCCTTGCAACCGCCTCAATTTTTCATCTGATTTTCATTGCCATAGATCGCCATCAGGCAGTGTGCAATCCACTGCATTATTCTACAAGAATAACCATCCCCATTGCATTCCTTATGAGTGCTCTGAGCTGGATCATCGCAGCTGCATACTCCTATGGTCTTCTTTATTCAAAAGCTGATGTAAAGGGCCTGGAAGACTACATTGCATCTATACATTGTTTGGGTGGTTGCgttcattttgttctttcattCAATGCTTTATGGGGTGTGTTGGACactttgattgcattttttgtgcCTTGTTTTGTTATGATGAGTTtgtatgcaaaaatatttttggtggCCAGGGAGCATGCAAGAAAGATCGGAGGCATGAATCGTAAAATACCAGTGAATGCGGAAAATAAGCACAAACTGTCTCAAGGTTCTGAGCAAAAAGCAGCAAAGACACTGGGGATTGTTATGAGTGTCTTCATTATTTGCTGGTTGCCTTGCTTTGTAAATTCATTAATTGATCCCTACACTACCTTTTCTGCCAATCATGTTGTGTCTGATGCATTTGTTTGGCTAGGTTACTTTAATTCTACCTTAAATCCTATCATCTATGGATTATTTTATCCTTGGTTCCAAAAAACACTAAAGCTCATTATTACTTTCAAAATATTCACTCCACATTCCTCAAATATCAATGTATTTTCTGAAAGGTGA